The Sphingosinicella humi genome has a window encoding:
- the queF gene encoding preQ(1) synthase → MTITHLGQTSPLPASPEEARLDYVPNPRPGRPYLVRFTAPEFTSLCPVTGQPDFAHLVLDYAPGETIVESKSLKLFLSSFRNHNGFHEDVTVGIAERLFAEMKPLWLRIGGYWYPRGGIPIDVFWQSGEPPAGLWLPDQGVPAYRGRG, encoded by the coding sequence ATGACCATCACCCATCTCGGCCAGACGAGCCCCCTCCCCGCCTCGCCGGAGGAGGCAAGGCTCGACTATGTGCCCAACCCGCGTCCCGGGCGGCCCTATCTGGTCCGCTTCACCGCGCCCGAATTCACCTCGCTCTGCCCGGTGACCGGCCAGCCCGATTTCGCCCACCTGGTCCTCGACTATGCCCCCGGCGAGACGATCGTCGAATCCAAGTCGCTGAAGCTTTTCCTGTCCTCCTTTCGCAACCATAACGGCTTCCACGAGGACGTGACCGTCGGCATCGCCGAGCGCCTCTTCGCCGAAATGAAGCCGCTCTGGCTGCGCATCGGCGGCTATTGGTATCCGCGGGGCGGCATTCCCATCGACGTCTTCTGGCAGTCGGGCGAGCCGCCGGCCGGCTTGTGGCTGCCCGATCAGGGTGTCCCCGCCTATCGAGGCCGCGGCTGA
- a CDS encoding 2-dehydropantoate 2-reductase gives MKDDPRIVVFGSGAVGCFIGGAWLAAGRKVAFLGRERVRQEIADHGLGLSDQDGWRIHLAPELVDFTTKAAALKKADIILLTVKSTGTEATAKEIARHARPGTTVISFQNGISNAETLKRLLPRFDVVQGMVPYNVVRTGAGRWHRATWGDLTAAESEATRALAARIGDRPGKLLLARDMLPVAWGKLLLNLNNAINALSGLTILEELNQRDYRRVLAAAMIETLELLQLAGIEPVATGPIPPRLLPHAIGAPDFVFRNFLLRVQKIDPKARSSMSEDLAAGRETEVDYLNGEVVKLARSLGREAPVNSHIVDLVKQAEMGINRTWSAAELRAHILEGHQVVRGFGY, from the coding sequence TTGAAGGACGATCCGCGCATCGTCGTTTTCGGCTCCGGTGCGGTCGGCTGCTTCATCGGGGGGGCCTGGCTGGCGGCCGGGCGCAAGGTCGCCTTCCTCGGCCGGGAGCGCGTCCGTCAGGAGATTGCCGACCATGGCCTCGGCCTCAGCGACCAGGACGGATGGCGCATCCATCTCGCGCCTGAGCTTGTGGACTTCACGACCAAAGCCGCGGCGCTGAAAAAGGCGGATATCATCCTCCTCACCGTCAAGAGCACGGGCACCGAGGCGACCGCGAAGGAGATCGCCCGGCACGCCCGGCCCGGCACCACCGTCATCAGCTTCCAGAACGGCATCAGCAACGCCGAGACCCTGAAGCGCCTGCTGCCGAGGTTCGACGTCGTCCAGGGAATGGTCCCCTACAATGTCGTGCGCACCGGCGCCGGCCGCTGGCACCGGGCGACCTGGGGCGACCTCACCGCCGCCGAGAGCGAGGCGACCCGCGCGCTCGCCGCCCGCATCGGCGACCGCCCCGGCAAGCTGCTGCTGGCCAGGGACATGCTTCCGGTCGCCTGGGGCAAGCTGCTCCTCAATCTCAATAACGCGATCAACGCGCTTTCCGGCCTCACCATCCTCGAGGAGCTCAACCAGCGCGACTATCGGCGCGTGCTGGCAGCGGCGATGATCGAGACGCTGGAGCTGTTGCAGCTTGCCGGCATCGAGCCCGTGGCGACGGGCCCGATCCCGCCCAGGCTATTGCCCCACGCCATCGGCGCGCCCGACTTCGTGTTCCGCAATTTCCTCCTCCGGGTCCAGAAGATCGATCCCAAGGCCCGCTCCTCCATGTCGGAAGACCTCGCCGCCGGCCGCGAGACGGAGGTGGATTATCTGAACGGCGAGGTGGTGAAGCTCGCCCGCTCGCTCGGCCGCGAGGCGCCGGTCAACAGCCACATCGTCGACCTGGTCAAGCAGGCCGAGATGGGCATCAACCGCACATGGTCCGCCGCCGAACTGCGGGCCCATATTCTCGAAGGGCACCAGGTCGTTCGGGGCTTCGGCTATTAG